The following nucleotide sequence is from Phycisphaera sp..
TCACGCTCGCGCAGGTGTGCGCGGCAGCGTGGTGGGTGGGCTCGAACTTCCCCGATGCCTGAGGCCGGACGCGTGTTCGCGTTCGACCCGCGTACTCCGGGCGTTGGTCCGCGTGCTCACGCACGCGGCTCGGACGGAGGCCCGCCTTGCCCGCCGTCATCCCCGCCGGTCTTCTTCCGCCGGCGCTTGCGGCGCTTCTTTTTGCGGGGGGCGGAATCGCCCTGGCCATCGTTGGTGCGCGGCCGCTCGGCCTTGGGGCCGTCGGTCGGCGCGGTGCCGGTGGGGGTGGTGGGGGTCGTGCCGTCGGCGGAGCGTTTCTTCTTCTTGCGACGCTTCTTCTTGCGGGTCGGGGCCCCGGTGGTCGCGTCGGTTGAGGTGCCGCCCTCGGCCGGCTTGGCGTCGCGCCTCGGCTTGGTGGGCCTGGGCCGGGTGCGCGGCGGCGGTGGGGGCGCGATGACCTTGGCCGCGGGATCGGGCGCGTCGGCGGGGTCGATGAGGTCCTCGAGCGGGATGGCGACCTCGCGGCCGTCGAAGTCGAGCTTGACCAGCACGAGCTGGGTGAGGATCTGGGTGTCCAGCACGATGCCGGTGCCCTCGGTAGTGCCCACCGGTGTCTTGCGGTGGGGCAATCGTGCGGCCAGTTCCCGGTAGCTCTCGTCCTCGTAGCGCAGGCAGCACATCAGTCGGCCGCAGCGGCCCGAGATCTTGAGCGGGTCGAGCGTCGCCTTCTGCTGCTTGGCGGCGCGCATGGGGACGGGCTTGAGAACCTTTAAGAAGTTCGTGCAGCAGCAATGCTGCCCGCATCGCTCGTAGTCGGCGGTCAGGCGTGCCTCGTCGCGCGCGCCCACGGGGCGGACCTCGACGCGGGTGCCATCGGGCGCTTCGGTCTGGAGCGCATCGCGGAGCATCCCGGCTTGCAGGCGCGGGTCTGGCCCGCGCTGGGGGCCGCCCTTGTGCTGCTGGCCGGGCGGCATGCCTTCGCCCCCTTCGGCGAGGTAGTAGTACGCCAGCGTCTCGCCGCCGAGGACGCCCTCGGCCTGCACGATGCGGATGCCCACGCCGATCTCGTCGGCGATGGTGCGGGCGCGGAGCTTGAGCTCGTGGGCCGACTGCTCGAGCGCGGCCTGGGCGTCCATGTCTTCGGGCGTTGCGATGCGGAGGATGCGGCCCTTGTCGTAGAAGGGGTAGTCGCGGCCGCCCGAGTGGTCGATGTACTCGAGCATCTCCTTGCGGCTGATGCTCTTGCCGCAGCCGCTGTTGGGGCAGGTGCTGGTGAGCATCTCGCCCACTTCGGTGCCCCGGAACGTGCGCGCAACGAGCTTGCTGCCGCAGCCGGGCGTGACGTCGAGCGTGTAGCGGAACTCGCCGATGAGCTTCATCGCGCCGAAGCGGCAGACGACCGTCTTGGGCGCGGTGAGCTTCTCCCGCGCGATGCGGTCCTGCTCGTCGGTGTACTCGGCGAGGTCTTGCTCGAACTGTGGCAGCGGGACGATGGGCATGAATGTTCCGAGGGCTCCGATTGCGGAAGAGCGAGTGTGCGGCGGGACGCCGCTACGGAGCGCTCAAGACTATCGCCCACCACCGCCTGCGGCCGCCTTGGCCTGGGCGAAGACCTGGGCGAGGTCCTCGCTGCGCTGCAGCGTCAGCGTGCGGCCGTTCTCGGCGCGGTAGACCATGAGTTGCTCGGCCCGCTGGTCGAGCACGTAGAGCAGCTCTTCGCTGGAGCTCTGGCCCTGGGTGGTCATGGCCGAGTAGGCACCGCCCACGACGGCCATCTCGGCGAACGCGGCGGCGGGTGAGACGGGTGACGATTCACCCGAGCGGCCCGCCTGCACGAGCACGAGGCCCAGCAGCACGAGGGCGCTGGCCAGCAGCGGGATGGTGCCGCGGCGGGTGCTGGTGTCGCTGGTGGGGGGGTTGGTGTGCGCGGAGTTCATCGTCCACCCCCGGTCTGGCCCTGGGCGTCGAGCCTCAGGTTGCGATAGCCGACGCCCTCGAAGGACGTGCTCGACTGGTTCCACTTGAGCGTGACCATCTCCTGGTTGGAGGTATCGATGATGTGGACGGCGCTGCTGGGCGAGCCGGTCATCTGCCCGCCGAGGACCATGTACTCGCCGCGCGGGCGCTGGGCCTGCTGGGCGGTGGCGCTGGGGGCCAGCGTGATGGTGCCCAGCGCCAGCAGCAGGGCGGCGTTCAGGGCGACCAAGGCCACGCGCGGGTCGGCCAGCGCTGTTTTGCGCTGGGCCTTGCGCGTGGGGGTTGGTGTCGTCGTACTCATGATGATGCTCCGGGGGTTCGGGGCCCAATCCTTCGGGGCCGGTCCAGTTCGGGGCGGGGTGCGTGGCGCTCGGCTGGTTAGTCCTGGTGGCCGCGTTTAGCGGGGATCACCGTGGCGGCCACGATGCTGATGACCACCACGCCGGCGACCAGGAAGTTCTTGATGACCGGCGGCTTGTTGGGCTGCTGGGGTCGCGGCGGGGTGACCCGCTGCTGCTGCGTCGCGCCGGCGGCCTGGGCCGAGGCATCGGCGGGCAAAGCCAGCATCAGCGATCCGGCCAGGACGGCGGAGGCCAGGCCGGTGCGGAGGCCAGTTCTCAGGCGAGTGCGGAGAAGGTTGGGTTGCGATCGGGTCATCTTGGCGGCTCCGTTTGGTCTGTCCATGGAGGCTGTACCGCGGCACGGCCTCGGGCGTTGCAGAGTGTACGGGGGGAGAGGGGGCGGGGATGCTGGAGCACATAGCATCTGCCATGAGGATCAAGCTGCTGTTTTGCGTCATTGTCGGGGTGGGCCTGGCCCTCTTCACCGGCTGCGTGTCAGATCCCGAGCGTGCCGATGGAGCACGCCAAGCGGACCCGCAGTCGCTCGTCGGGAGGTGGCGTGTGGACCTTCGCCCGACCCCGGATGCCGAGGCTTATTACCAGAGCTTCGTGGTTGATTCCGTTGAGGAACGGACGTTCACTGGCACGTTCTATGGATCGCCGATCTCCGAAGCCCGCCTGAACGCCGATTGGGGCGACGTGGCGTTCTCCTTTGTCACCTCGGATGGGTCGGGGCCCTACCTCCACTCGGGCATCCTTCGAGGCGGTGTGCTCGAGGGCATGTCAAACTCGACCGGCCGCGGGTTCTTGTCTATCTGGAGGGCTGAGCGTGAGGAGTGATCTGCCGCTAGGCCAATCGCCTGTCGAGCCCATCGCGCACGCCCGGCCACTCGTGGGCAATGACGCTGTAGAACACCGAATGCCGGTTTGAGCCATCGGGCATGATAACCAGGTTGCGAAGCGTGCCTTCATAGACGGCCCCGAGCTTGGCCATCGCGCGCTGGGAGGGCGTGTTGCGGTGGTGGGTCTTCAGGCATACGCGAAGGGCCGGTCCGCCGGTGTGGCGTGCACAGGGCGCGAAGATCGGTTGCTCGAACGCGTGCGCCAGCAGCAGGCGTTTCATCTCGGGGTTGGTGCGTGTGCCGCGGTGGGCCGGGGCGATGAAGGTCCATCCGATCTCCAGCGTCCGGTGCTCGGGGCGGATGTCGAGGTAGCTGGTCATGCCGACGACTTCGTTCGTGGCGACGAGACGCAGGGTGAGGGGCTCGACGCTGGTGTCGTCGATGAGGAGTTGGAGGTACCGCTCCATGCCTGATCGATCGAACGGCGTTGGTAAACGCGTAAACCAGCGGAATGTCTCGGGTGATGTCGCGGCTGCCAGCAAGCCCGCGGCGTCTTCCAGTGATGTCGGGTCGAGGCGGACGGTGGGGCCGATCAGGGGTTGATCGACAAGAGGCACAGCTCAACTCCCCCCGATCAGGTCTCCAATCCCACCCAGGACCGAGCCCTCGCCCTGCCGCTTCCCGCCCTCGCTTGGCGCCGCGGAGATAATGCGGTCGGCCAGGCGGCTGAACGGCAGCGTTTGCAACCACACCGTGCCCGGGCCGGTCAGGCTCGCGTAGAAGAGGCCCTCTCCCCCGAAGATCTTGTTCTTGATGCCCTTGACGAATTCGATCTGGTAGTCGACGCTGGTGTCGAGGGCGACCAGGCAGCCCGTGTCGACGCGGAGCTTCTCGCCCGGGGCCAGTTCTTTGACCAACGTGGTCCCGCCCGCGTGCAGGAAAGCTTGGCCCTTGCCGGCGTCGCTGCTCAGGCGCTGCATGATGAAGCCCTCGCCGCCGAAGAAGCCCACGCCCAGGCGCTTCTGGAAGGCGATGTCGACGGTGACGCCGCGGGCGGCGCACAGGAAGGCGTCCTTCTGGCAGATCAGCGTGCCGCCGTGTTCGCCGAGTTCGATCGGGACCACATGCCCCGGATACGGCGCGGCGAACGCGCAGTCACGCCGGACGCTCCCATGATTATGGAAGTATGTGATGAAGAAGCTCTCGCCCGTGATCGTGCGCTTGCCGGCCTCAAAGAGCTTTCCTAAGAGCCCGCCGCCCTCCTTCATCGAGAGCTGGGTGGCCATCTCGATGTCGGGTTCGAGGTACATCATCGCCCCCGCCTCGGCCACCATCGCCTCGTCGGGGTCGAGGGTGATGATGACCGCCTGCATGTCGTCGCCGATGATGCGGTAGTCGATCTCGTCCACGTGGTTGCTGCGCATAGGGGTCCTCCAATCGGGTTGTTCGGAGGATATCCACGCGAGTTTCTGTCGGTCGGCTTATGGGCAGCCGAGATTGAACGCGTTGATATAGGTGAGGAAGTCGAAGACGGTGAGGCTGCCATCGCCGTCGAAATCGGCCTCGCTGCTGCCGGCTGCGAAGAGGTTCTGGAACTCGACGAAGTCGAAGACGGTGAGTTCACCATCGCCGTCGAGGTCGGCCAGGCACCCGCCCTCGCGGCCGTAGATGACGTACGAGCGACCCGGAGCGGCGCCGTCGGTACCGACCATGATGTCATCGCGTCCATCACCGTTGACATCGCCGATGAGTGCGACGGATTGGCCGCTTTCGTCGCCAGGAGTCGTACCATTGATCGTGAAGCCGTTCGGGCCGGCCAGGGATGAAAGGTCGAGCGAGGCGGGCAGGCCGGCCACACTGCCAAAGACGACATAGGTCTGCCCGGCGCGGAAGCGCCCCATGGGGTCGCCGCCCGGCGCACCGATGAGCAGGTCGGCAAGGCCGTCGCCGTTGAGGTCGCCCGCCGGCGAGACCGAGGATCCGCTCCAGTCGGCACCCGAGACGCCCTTGATCGTCGAGCCCGACGAGGTATCGAGGTTTATCGAGGCGGGGTAGCCACCAATTTGGCTGTGCACCACGTACGTCTGGCCGGCGAAGGATCGACCATCCGGGAAGGCGTAGCGGGCGCCGATGAGCAGATCGCGGACGCCGTCGTTGTTCAGGTCGCCCGCCAGCGCGACGCTGTGGCCGGTCTGGCCGCTGGTCGCCGAACTGCTCATGCGGAAGCCGTTCGAGCCGTCCAATGAAGTCAGTGGGAAGTCGAGCGGGAATCCGGCGGCGTTTCCGAAGACGACGTAGGCATGGCCGCTGCGGCCGGCCCGGCTGGCGCCGATGAGCAGGTCGTCTACGCCATCGCTGTTGAAATCGCCTGCCGATGCGACGGACCAGCCGCTGGAGTCGTCCATCTCGATACCGTTGATGCGAAAGCCCGTGGTGGCGTCGAGGGTGGCCATGTCGAGGACGGCGGGGAAGCCGGTGGTATCACCGTAGATGACGTACGTCTTGCCGGTGCCGAAACCGGCACCGCCGTACGGCCAACCGGGCGCGCCGAACGCCAGATCGTCGACCCCGTCGCCGTTGAGGTCGCCGGCCGATCCGGCGAACCAACCAAGGTTGGTACGAACCTCGCCGTACACGGTGAAGCCGTTGGTGCCGTCCAAGTTGGTGACGTCCAGGTCGGCAGCAAAACCGGCATCGCGTCCAAATACCACGAACGACTGGCCGGCCTGGGGGCGGCCCAAGGGCCAGCCATAGGCGGCGCTGACAACGACGTCGTCGATGCCATCGCCGTTGATATCGCCGGCGTGGGCGATGGCCTGGGTGTTCTGGGATCGAAGCTGGTCGGGGAAGCCGGTCAAGCGGAAGCCGTCGGTCCCGTCGAGCGCGTCCAGATCGACGGTGGCGGGGAAGTTGCTGTCGCGGCCAAAAACGATCGCACAATAGCTGCGGCCGGCGACGGCAAAGTCGGGCATGCCGTCGCTGTTCATGTCGCCGACGGGGGCCACCGAGAAGCCCGATCTACCGGCACCCGCGCCGGTGAGCACGAAGCCGATGCCGCCGTCCAAGTCGGCGAGTTCGAGCACGGCCGGGAAGGGCTCTTCCAGCGGTCCTTGGGCCAGGGTCTGGCCGGTGGCCAAGGCCAACCCTGCGGCGGCCACGAGGGCCTGTGTGGTGTGCGTGGTCGGGCTGATTCGGGTTCTGAGCGTGCTGTAGGGCATATTGGGCCTCCTTCTCTGCACACCATACCACGAACCAGCATGCGGACCAAAGCAATTTTTGGACTCTTATGGGCACCCCGCGTCGAACGCGTTCTGGAAGGCCAGGAAGTCGAAGATGGTGAGCTCGCCGTCGCCGTCGAAGTCGGCGATGGGATCGCCGGCGTCGAAGGCGTTCTGGAACGCGAGGAAGTCGAAGATGGTCAGCAGGCCGTCGCCGTCGAGATCGGCGGCGCACGCCACGCCGCGGCCATAGACAATGTACGCGGCGCCGGTGAAGTCGAATGGTGAGACCGCGACGCCCGGTGCGCCCACGACCATGTCGACGCGCCCATCGCCGTTGATGTCTCCGCCTCCGCCCACACCCGTTCGCAGCCTGTGCCCCGTGCCGGGGGCGTCGAAGTATGCCCCTTCGCCAACTGCGGCCAGGTCGTCGGGCTCGAGCTGTGCGTCGAATGGGCCCATCGTCGCCACGTCTCGGCCCAGCAGCAAGAACGCGTCGCTGACCCCGGGCATTGCGATGAGTAGGTCGTCCACGCCATCGCCGGTGACATCACCAGCGCCGCCGAGCGACTGCCCGGCCATCGCATTAACCGCCAGGCCCGCCAGCACGAAGCCGTCGGCTCCGTCGAGCTCATCCAGCGCGACCGAGGCCCCAAATGGCGAACTCGCCGGACGGCCGAACACCACGTACGTTCGCCCGTGGTCTTTGCCCGGGAACGAGTAGGACCCGTAGCGGGTGTGCGAAGCGCCGGGAGCCCCGAGCGCGAGGTCGTCCATGCCGTCGCCGTTGAGGTCGCCCGCGCCGGCCACCGCCCCGCCCAGGCGGGCGTCGATGTTGTCGATGTTCAGAGCGAATCCCTCCGTCCCGTCCAGCCCGGCCAGGGGGATTTCGGCGGGGAATGGATCGCCCGCGTCGCGGCCAAACAGCACGTAGGCCCGCCCACCATACACCGTGTAGCAGTAGCCGTACCCGCCGTAGCAGTACTGCTGGCTGTTGGCTTGCGAGGCGCCGATCACCACGTCGGCGAATCCGTCGCCGTTGATGTCGCCCGCGCCGGCGACCGAGCGCCCGGCCTCGTTAAACCAGTCCTCGCCCAGTACCTTGAATCCCTCGCCGGGCGCGAGCGCATCGAGCGCCACTTCGGCGGGGAAGCCGCCCGAGCGGCCAAAGAGCACGTACACCGCGCCCAGGCCCCCAACCGGCGGATCGCCGATGTCGTCGGGCGCGCCAAGCGCGAGATCGTCCACGCCGTCACCGTTGATGTCTCCCACCCCTGCAATGCTGGTGCCAGCCTGGGCGCAGTGCGTGCCACCGCTGATCGGCTGGCACACGTCGGTGATGCGGAAGCCATCGGTCCCATCCATGTCTTCGATCACGACCCGGGCAGGGAAGGGTGAGCCCCCGCCGGCCACGTCGCGGCCGAAGATGACCACCGCGCCGCCCGTGCCCGACGACGAGTATTGCGGCGCACCGCTGTCGCCCAGCACGAGGTCGTCAATCCCATCGCCATTGACGTCGCCCGCGGCCGCCACGGCATAGCCCATCGGCCGATCCGGGTCGGCCGAGCCGACGCGGAAGCCGTCGCCGCCGTCAAGGGCGTCAAGGTCGATTTCCGCGGGCAGGCCGCCAGCTCGCCCGAACACCACATAGGCCTCGCCGCCCACCCGGAACCGGCGATAGCCGTCGCTGGCCAGGGCCCCGATGACCACGTCGGCCAGCCCGTCGCCGTTGAGGTCGCCGGCGATGGCGGCCGAGAAGCCCAACTTCTCGAATTCCCCCAGCCCCATCGCGGCCGCCCCCAGCGTGCCGTCGCCGCCACCGGCGGGTTCGAGGGTTCCCAGGTCGATCCGGGCGGGGAAGGGCTCGGCGAGCGGATCGTCCTGTGCGAGCGCGTGGCCCACGACGGCCAGCAAGGCGAGGGCGGCGACGGGGCGGATGGTCGAGTGCGGCATGGCGGGCTCCTCTTTGGCCCACCATACCACAATCCGGCCGGATTTCCAAGGCAATTTCCGGGCTGCTATGGGCACCCGGCGTCGAAGGCGTTCTGGAAAGCAAGAAAATCGAAGATCGTCAGGCTGCCATCACCATCGAAATCGGCTCGGGCGTCACCGTCCTGGAAGAGGTTCTGGTAGGCTAGCGCGTCGAAGATGGTCAGCGTGCCATCGCCGTCGATGTCCACCGGGCAGCCGCACGCGGGGTTGGCGAAGGTGATGCGCATCTGCCCCGGACCGCGGTGTGGGCCGCCGATGGTCGCCAGGTCGTCCAGGCCATCGCCGTTCAGATCGGCCAGGGCCATGCGCCGGAAGGGTGTGCCAACATCGATCGTTGGGCCGGGGTTGAGCCACCCATCTCCATCCTGGACGAACACACGGGCCTCGAACAACCCGAGGACCACCAGATCGGTGCTGCCGTCGCGATCGAAGTCGGCCGCGATCAGGTCGCTTGGGAGTCGGCCGATGGCGAGCGACGTCTGAAAGCTCAGCACCCCCGTTCGGTCGTTCTCGTAGATCGAGACGAAGTCCACTTCACCGTCGCGATACTCGAACGCGACCGCAAGATCCGGCCAGCCGTCGCCGTTGAAGTCGCCCGTCACGGCGTCGACGGGCGACTCGAACTCGACGAGCACCTCGCCTGGCTCGAATGCGCCGCCCGGCACGCCGCGCGATAGCGTGACCACATCACCGGCCGACGACACCACGGCGGCGTCGATGGCGCCGTCGCGATCGAAGTCCGCGTACGCGAAGGTTCTGCCGCTACGAGCCGCCTCGAAGAAACTCGCCGGCTCGAAGGTCGCGTCGCCACGGTTAAGCAGGACGCCCAGGGCGTCGCTGCCGCCAGTGGCGAACAGCAGGTCCAGATCGCCATCGGCGTCCAGGTCGACCAGCGCCATGTCGTCGGGCCCCCCGCCCGGGCGCCATCGGCTCGCCAGCTCGAACGCGCCTCGGCCGTCGCCGAGCAGGACGGTCAGGTCGTTCTCGCGGAGCCCCGCCACGATGAGGTCGATCGTGCCATCGCCGTCCAGGTCGCCCGCCGAGACCGGCCCGGGAGCCTCAGTGAGCACGAAGTCCGTGCGCTCGTACGACGGGCCATCACCCTCGTTGATCAGCACGCCGAGCGTGCCGTCGTACACGTTCGTGATCGCCAGGTCGTCGTCGCCATCCCCGTCGAAGTCGGCCGCCGCGATGCCGCCCGTGCCCACGTGGCCGATGGCGACCTGCTCGCCGAACCGGCCGCCGCCCTTCCCGCGCAGCACGCGGGCGTAGCTGGGCTCGTCGCTCTTGGCCGTCACCAGATCGGTCCGGCCGTCGTTATCGATGTCGGCCGCCACGATCCCGGAGTTTCGGTAGCCCGCCGCCGAGGCCACCGCCGGCCCGAAGCCACCCTCGCCATCGCCGGGCAGCACGAACACGCGGCTGCCGTCGTAGTCGCGTAGCACCAGGTCGAGCGTGCCATCGTCGGTCACGTCGGCCGCGGGCCCGATCGCTCCGGGCACGCCCGGGTCGATGACGCACGATTCGGAAAACGATCCCCTGCCGTCGTTGACCAGCCAGCGGACGGGCTCGGTCTCGCGCCCCTGCACGAGCAGGTCGGCATCGCCGTCACGATCGAAGTCGCCGCCGACCAGGAATCCCGCCAAGTCTGGCGCCGGCCACGACTCCGGCGCGCCAAACACGCCGCCGCCAGCGTTGCGGAGCACCAGCACCAGATCGTTGCGACCATCGGGGAACGCGAGATCCACATCGCCGTCGCCGTCCAGGTCGGCCGCGACGATGTCGTCGCGCACCTGGCCGATCGCCACGAGCGTGCGGGCCCGCACCAGCCTGCCCGTGCCATCGTTGAGCAGCAGCACGACCTCGTCGTCGAACACCGTCGTCGTCACGGCGTCGGTGTCGCCGTCGCCATCGAGGTCGGCTAGCGCGAGCGAGATCGGGCCATCGCCCACCAGCACCATCGCGTGCTCGGCGAACACGCCCGCGCCGTTGTTGATGTACACCACCACGCCGTCACCGCGCTGGTCGGCCACGACAAGGTCCATGTCGCCATCGCCGTCCATGTCGGAGGCTTCGACGCGATACGGGAAGCCATGGCCGGCCAGGGCCTGGCGGAAGGGGAACCGCCCCGTGCCGTCGTTGAGGGAGACCACGACCTCGTTGCCGTACCCGTCGGCGGCCGCCAGGTCAGGATGGCCGTCGCCGTTGAAGTCGGCGCTGGCGATGTCGAACACCTCCCCGCTGGCCGGCAGGATCTCATCGGTGATGAACAGTTCCCGCGGGTCGCACACCTGCCCGCGGGCCGCTCCCACCGTGGCGAGCAGTGCCATCGCGCCCATGCACGCCGACCGCCCCTGTTGTCGAGTGCCTGGCCCCATGTTCGTCTCCTTTGATCGTGGCGGGCACCGATCGACACCCGCTGGCTTCGGTATCGGGGTTTGGCTAGCCGCCGTCGTAGTTTTGCGGTCCGGCCGCAGCGGCCAGGCGATCGAAACACGCTCTCAACGCGGCACGAGCGCCCGGTTGTTCATGAAGAACCAACACCCGCGCTCGCACGGCCCATCAACGGCCCGCTCACCCGCTCAAAGTCCTCCTTGCCCAGGCACACCGTGCGCCACCGCGCGCTTCGTACTCTCATTTGGGCGGCGTATGCCTCCACGTCGATGGCGCGCAGGGCGTACCAGCGGTCCTTGAAGATCCAGGCGTCCTCGAACAGCGGGCTGGGTGTGGTGGGCGGCTCGCCCGCGCACTCATACACAAACACGAAGCAGGCGGTGTAGTCGTGGCCGAACATGGACCGCCAGCGGCGGAGGCTGTCGACGTCGTCGTCGGTCACCCAGTTCTCAAGCCGCGTCGAGCCCACGGGCAGGCGGCGGCCCTTGAGTTCGACCAACAGATTGGGCGTGCCGTAGAGGACGTAGTCGAAGGCCTTCAGCGTCTTGCTGCGGCCGGCCTGGATCGTCGCGAGCGGTGCCTGTTCGCCGGGCAAAACCGCCCGGCGGGCCTCGTCGACGGCGACGTAGGGCACGCCACGCTCGGCCAGCATGCTGGTAAACGCCCGCTCGTAGTGGATCTGGCGGCGGCCCATGAGGCTGGATGATAGCGGTGTGTTCGGGGTGGCGAACGGTGGCTGCCGGCCGAGTGTTCAGGCCGTGTCAGCCGGGCGTCAAGTGTGCGTTCAAGCCGCAGAGAACAGCGGATACGGGCCGTGCGCGGTGGTAGGCTCGGACCGCTGCCGAACCCGCTCCCCGCTATCCGGAGTCGCCCTGCCATGAGCCATGCCAGTCCTCTGATTGTTTTGCTGCTCGCGTTGCTCGCGTGCGATGCAACTGGTGCTTCCAGCGGCCACATCGCCCGACAAGGCGAACGCGAGCCAGGGTACGAGGCGAAGGACGAGACGCCCTTCCTCTTCCACGACCGGCACGTGCACACGCACAACCGCCCGCACGCCACCGTCGCGCCCGATGGCACGCGTTTCTTCACGACGCGCGACTCGGCGGTCACGCTGCCCTTGCCGGGCGAGGACGACGCGTTCGTGTTCGCGGTCTTCGGCGATCGCACGGGCGGGCCCGACCTGGGCATCAATGTGCTGGCCGACGCGGTGCGTGATGTGAACCTCATCGAGCCCGACCTGGTCATGACCGTGGGCGACATGATCGACGGCTACAACCAGAGCGCCCAGTGGATGACCGAGATGGGCGAGTTCAAGGCCGTCATGGGCGAGCTGCTGTGCCCCTGGTTCCCGGTCGCGGGCAACCACGACATTTACTGGCGGGGTGAAGGCAAGCCCGAGGGCGAGCACGAAGATAGCTACGAGATGCACTTCGGCCCGCTGTGGTACAGCTTCACGCACAAGGACAGCCACTTCATCATCCTGTACACCGACGAGAGCAACCCGGAGACCGGCGAGAAGAACTTCAACAAGCCAGCCAGCCAGGCGATGAGCCCCGAGCAGAAGGGGTTCTTGGCCGACGCGTTGGAGCGTGGCAAGGACGCGACGCACCAGTTCGTGTTCGTGCACCACCCGCGATGGCTGGGGCGCAACTACGGCAGCGACTGGAACGACAACGTGCACCCGATGCTGGTCGAGGCCGGCAACGTGCGGGCCGTCTTCGCGGGCCACATCCACCGCATGCGGCACGATTTTGGTCCGAACGGCAACGACGGCATCGAGTACGTTACGCTGGCCACCGTCGGCGGCCACCAGAACGGCCAGGTTCCCGACGCCGGCTGGCTGCACCAGTACCACCTGATCACCGTGCGTCCCCAGCAGATCGCCATGACGGCCTACCCCGTCGGTGCCGCGATGAACGTGCGCGAGATCACCGGGGAGACGGCCGACATGCTGGCCCGCCAGGCCCGCAGCGCGGCCCAGATCGACGGCGTTGTTGGCTTCGATGCGACCGGGAGCGCTCGCGGCGAGGTCGCCCTGACCATCGAGAACACGACCGACCGGCCCCTGGACCTCGCCGTCACACCGGCCTCGGGCGACAACCGTTGGCTCGTGCGGCCCGATCACGTCCACGCGATCTTGCAGCCGGGGGAAATGAAAGAAGTCGCGTTCCTGATCGGTCGCCCGTCGAACACTGCCGACGACTACCTCGATCGGTTGAGCCTCGC
It contains:
- a CDS encoding metallophosphoesterase, with translation MSHASPLIVLLLALLACDATGASSGHIARQGEREPGYEAKDETPFLFHDRHVHTHNRPHATVAPDGTRFFTTRDSAVTLPLPGEDDAFVFAVFGDRTGGPDLGINVLADAVRDVNLIEPDLVMTVGDMIDGYNQSAQWMTEMGEFKAVMGELLCPWFPVAGNHDIYWRGEGKPEGEHEDSYEMHFGPLWYSFTHKDSHFIILYTDESNPETGEKNFNKPASQAMSPEQKGFLADALERGKDATHQFVFVHHPRWLGRNYGSDWNDNVHPMLVEAGNVRAVFAGHIHRMRHDFGPNGNDGIEYVTLATVGGHQNGQVPDAGWLHQYHLITVRPQQIAMTAYPVGAAMNVREITGETADMLARQARSAAQIDGVVGFDATGSARGEVALTIENTTDRPLDLAVTPASGDNRWLVRPDHVHAILQPGEMKEVAFLIGRPSNTADDYLDRLSLAVDADYLGQTARYALPTQEVEVPVDLASLMGSEPAAVNMALDFDGVDDAILVPSHAASVAQGPFTLECWFNARSFSGRRGLVTKTQSSEYGFFVSNGVLGFSNHLGGGYRNNRVLDAIETDTWHHVAAVYDGNATRVYLDGELVSTEGVDPAWDRRTNGLPLIIGADPDGSGNPMSFFEGQIDEVRLSNTARYRGERFSPQRRLGADAATVVLYTFDRSLGPYVLDGSGNGHHARRVGSPKAVDAR